The Palaeococcus ferrophilus DSM 13482 genome includes a window with the following:
- a CDS encoding glycosyltransferase: protein MKVAMITPHGDPLGKLGEPDTGGQCVYVKELSKHLGKLGVKVDIFTRQRGGRKEIEHINDNVRVIRVECGPKGFIPKEKLMPYLPEFTDRVSEYFEREAYDIIHTHYWDGGFVGMELKKRHGAKMVHTSHSLGILKAKALGDFEPYKERIELEKKIYETSDAIVATTEIEKNDIATLYEIPREKIHVIPIGVDTTFYRPMGEKGELKGELGLPDVPLVFALARLDPRKGLDLLIKSVPYIREYYSGDFLVLISTGTGAKEEEKEMNKLLSLIEGLRVKEHVKIIPAIEPITMVPRYYSAADVFVLPSPYEPFGIVMLEAMACKAPIVATKFGGPAEVLQDGYDGFLVDPKDSREMGRKIAFLLEDEALRRIFAEREYRKVAGKYSWDSVAREMRDLYELL, encoded by the coding sequence ATGAAGGTTGCCATGATAACCCCCCACGGTGACCCGCTCGGAAAGCTCGGCGAACCCGACACGGGCGGGCAGTGTGTTTACGTCAAGGAGCTCAGCAAACACCTCGGAAAGCTCGGAGTTAAAGTGGACATATTCACGAGGCAGAGAGGCGGAAGAAAGGAGATAGAGCACATAAACGATAACGTCAGGGTCATCAGGGTAGAATGCGGGCCCAAAGGATTCATCCCCAAGGAGAAGCTTATGCCCTACCTCCCGGAGTTCACGGACAGGGTCTCGGAGTACTTCGAGAGGGAAGCTTATGACATCATTCACACCCACTACTGGGACGGAGGCTTCGTGGGGATGGAGCTCAAGAAGCGCCACGGGGCCAAGATGGTGCACACCTCCCACTCGCTCGGGATACTAAAGGCGAAGGCCTTAGGCGACTTCGAGCCCTATAAAGAGAGGATAGAGCTTGAGAAGAAAATCTATGAGACGAGCGACGCTATAGTGGCAACGACCGAGATTGAGAAGAACGACATAGCGACTCTCTACGAAATACCGAGAGAAAAAATCCACGTGATTCCCATAGGGGTGGACACAACATTCTACAGGCCGATGGGGGAGAAGGGAGAGCTGAAGGGGGAGCTCGGTCTCCCGGACGTCCCGCTGGTGTTTGCGCTCGCAAGGCTCGACCCGAGGAAGGGGCTCGACCTCCTCATAAAGAGCGTCCCCTACATAAGGGAATACTACTCGGGGGACTTCCTCGTGCTCATAAGCACGGGCACCGGGGCGAAGGAAGAGGAGAAGGAGATGAACAAGCTCCTGAGCCTTATCGAGGGCCTCAGGGTGAAGGAGCACGTCAAGATAATCCCCGCCATAGAGCCCATCACTATGGTTCCCAGGTACTACTCCGCGGCGGACGTCTTCGTATTGCCTTCCCCTTACGAGCCCTTCGGGATAGTTATGCTCGAGGCAATGGCATGCAAGGCCCCCATAGTCGCCACCAAGTTCGGCGGCCCGGCGGAGGTTCTCCAGGACGGCTACGACGGCTTTCTCGTTGACCCAAAGGACTCGAGGGAGATGGGAAGAAAGATAGCGTTCCTCCTTGAGGATGAGGCGCTTAGGAGGATATTCGCGGAGAGGGAATACAGGAAGGTCGCCGGGAAGTACTCGTGGGACAGCGTGGCCAGGGAGATGCGGGACCTCTATGAACTACTGTGA